ATGTCGGCGGGGCGAACGAGGAGAAGCCGTCTCCGGTATTGTCTTGGTTTACCTGAACTTCGGGATCCAGATCGCCTGCTTTGTTGGAGATGAAGAAAAGGTTACGCCCGACCAACGATACGTTCACGGATTCGAACGGAGTCTTTTTCAGGATTTTGCTGGGAAGCCTGTAGCCGAAAACCAGCTCGCGGAGCCTAATATTGGAGGCGTCTCGGATAAAGGCCTCTCCTACCGGAGCCGTCCAGTTACCCATCGTTTTCCAGAAGCTTTGCGCGTTTGTCTGAATCGTATTCGGCGATCCGTCCTCGGTTACGGCCGAGTATCCGCCAAAAACATTCTCGCCGAAAACAAGGCCGCCTTCACGACCGGCCAAGGTCTCTTCCGTCAGACCTTCCTGAGCGAGAACGGCGCTGGTGTAGGACACAACGTCTCCGCCCTGTCGGATATCGATGAGAAAGCTTAAGTTGAAATTCTTATACTTGAAATTGTTGTAAATGCCTCCTGTCCAATCCGGATTAAAGTTGGCAACCCTAACCGATTTTCCTTCCGTAATAAGTGGAATACCGTTTTGGCCTACGATAACGTTACCGTTTTTGTCGCGTTTGAATCCCTTGCCATATACGCTTCCGAAGGGTTCGCCCACATCCAATCGGGCGTTGGTCATATAGTTGTCGGCGGAGCCAATGGCTATGGACTGGAATCCTTCGGCCAATTCAACCACCTCACTGTCGTTGGTGGCATAGTTCAGCCGAATATCCCAAGTGAAATCGCCTTTGATCGGCGTAGCGCTCAGCATCATTTCCACGCCACGGTTTTCGATATCGGCACCGTTCAAGAACTTGAAGCTTGCGCCTGAGCCCACAGGCAAGGAGGTGGAGAAGAGCTGGTCAAAAGAATTGGTCTTGTACCAAGTGAAATCAAACCCGATCCTGTTCTCGAAAAGTCGCATATCGAAGCCCAATTCCGTGGAGCGGGTGGTTTCAGGAAGAAGATCGCTTACGGGCAAGACATTGTCGAGCTGCATTACGCCACCCGGCTGCAGACTAAGCGTACGTTGCGAGCGGTATGGGCTTGTATCGTTTCCCACTTCGGCCCAAGAGCCTCTGAACTTCAGGAAAGATAGGAAATCAGGCAACTTGGGAAGCAGGTCGCTGGCTACCACGGTCAGGCCTACGGAAGGGTAAAAGAACGAATTATTGCCCTCGGGAAGCGTTGAGCTCCAGTCGTTTCGGGCCGTAAGGTCAAGGAATACGGCGTTCTTGTAACCGATTTGGGCGAATCCGTAAAGCGACTGCACTTCTTTCTCAGCGAAAACCTCACTTCCTATCAGGTTCTTAGCGTTTGAGATAGCGAATACATTGGCCGCGTTCAGTTGCGTGTTGGCTGTCCGTACGCCCTTGTATTTGTCCACGCTAAGGTTTCCGCCAAAGTTGGCGTTGACAGACCAGTCATTAAAATCCTTGTTGAAATTCATCAAAAAGTCTGTATTCCACTGGCTTTCAACTCTATTATCCGTCATAAAATCACCTTCAGGAGCACGAATATAGGTGTCGTTATAGAGTTTATCCTCGCGTTGGTCGGAAGTTCTGTCGAGAGACGAACGAGCCATAAGACTCAAATAATCCGTAATCTGGTATTTGGCGGATACAAAACCGAGTACCCGCTCGCGCAAGGTGTTATTGAGCACGCGGTTGGTCACCCAATACGG
This Fulvitalea axinellae DNA region includes the following protein-coding sequences:
- a CDS encoding SusC/RagA family TonB-linked outer membrane protein, which produces MRFFLERLLRCSHFFRKAWVYAFILLLSIQTGVWASAPDFKNKEPEKRQEQSLRLAVDILKKQTGYSFFFKENEVDLKTMVPLVKQGVGLEQNLKQILKGTKYDFKIIKKQVVIFLKNVTDDKASGQSKYKLRGTVSDAEDGEGIPGVTVRVKNTTRGANTDISGRYELEVNEGEILIFSYVGYIDQEIAVGSRTVIDVALSANVKELDEVVVTAFGLKREKKAVTYAAQQVQAEDMRKARSANVLNTLSGKVAGLTVSRGGTGVGSASKVILRGNRSISGSSQPIYIVDGMILNGDISNISPDDIESYNVLKGANAAALYGSRAANGAIVITTKSGNSGGKKYKVTLNTTYTMEEANVLMDYQNEYGQGFDGVYNAHAADSWGAKFDGSTVPHWSLAPGAPSEYRYVAQPDNVTDFFQTGHNFATNVGVASSGEVTDSYFSYTFTDAAGTVPNNELEGHNLNLRMTQRLGKVTVESKLNYIRQILDNQLYLGGGTPLNPIRQALRFPRNIRTQDAEQFEYFDETGERRQNFWKPGHNGSENPYWVTNRVLNNTLRERVLGFVSAKYQITDYLSLMARSSLDRTSDQREDKLYNDTYIRAPEGDFMTDNRVESQWNTDFLMNFNKDFNDWSVNANFGGNLSVDKYKGVRTANTQLNAANVFAISNAKNLIGSEVFAEKEVQSLYGFAQIGYKNAVFLDLTARNDWSSTLPEGNNSFFYPSVGLTVVASDLLPKLPDFLSFLKFRGSWAEVGNDTSPYRSQRTLSLQPGGVMQLDNVLPVSDLLPETTRSTELGFDMRLFENRIGFDFTWYKTNSFDQLFSTSLPVGSGASFKFLNGADIENRGVEMMLSATPIKGDFTWDIRLNYATNDSEVVELAEGFQSIAIGSADNYMTNARLDVGEPFGSVYGKGFKRDKNGNVIVGQNGIPLITEGKSVRVANFNPDWTGGIYNNFKYKNFNLSFLIDIRQGGDVVSYTSAVLAQEGLTEETLAGREGGLVFGENVFGGYSAVTEDGSPNTIQTNAQSFWKTMGNWTAPVGEAFIRDASNIRLRELVFGYRLPSKILKKTPFESVNVSLVGRNLFFISNKAGDLDPEVQVNQDNTGDGFSSFAPPTSRSYGFNLNISF